A region of Nitrosomonas stercoris DNA encodes the following proteins:
- a CDS encoding tRNA threonylcarbamoyladenosine biosynthesis gives MNIIALDTSTEYCSLALWLNNELISKEVLAGQRHSELLLPMLHTMLVEASITLNQIDGIAFGAGPGSFTGLRIACGVVQGLAFSQNIPVIGISTLEALAQQVNAPKVLAALDARIGELYFAAYEKTAAGSWTSIHAPLLCRPEAAPVIEGAGWTGCGSGFDLYHADLSQHYSNNLQQIMPDCYPHAREIAQLAVIKFAKGEGKAAEEALPVYIRNKVALKESERRR, from the coding sequence ATGAATATCATTGCACTGGATACATCGACTGAATATTGTTCTTTGGCCTTATGGTTGAATAACGAGCTTATTAGCAAAGAAGTGTTGGCGGGTCAGCGCCATTCTGAATTGTTATTGCCAATGTTGCACACTATGTTGGTTGAGGCATCAATTACTTTAAATCAGATTGATGGCATTGCTTTTGGAGCCGGGCCAGGTTCATTCACCGGCTTGCGTATTGCTTGTGGGGTAGTTCAAGGGTTAGCTTTTTCACAGAATATACCGGTGATTGGCATCAGTACCTTGGAAGCACTTGCGCAGCAGGTTAATGCTCCCAAAGTATTAGCTGCACTGGATGCGCGTATAGGGGAGCTTTATTTTGCTGCATATGAAAAAACAGCAGCTGGCAGCTGGACTTCTATTCACGCACCGCTGTTGTGCCGACCAGAGGCCGCTCCTGTAATAGAAGGAGCAGGCTGGACGGGTTGCGGCAGCGGTTTCGATTTGTATCATGCTGATTTATCTCAGCATTACAGCAATAATCTGCAACAAATTATGCCTGATTGTTATCCACATGCGCGTGAAATTGCGCAATTGGCGGTTATAAAATTTGCGAAAGGTGAAGGTAAGGCGGCTGAGGAGGCGTTGCCAGTGTATATCCGCAATAAAGTGGCGCTGAAGGAAAGCGAGCGGAGGCGATAA
- a CDS encoding ribosomal-protein-alanine acetyltransferase yields the protein MEKAEAASEHGLQHVIREMREQDLKQVIGIEHEIFLFPWSIVNFRDSIKSGYHCRVLAQPDAQSSIDAIMGYGILMLGPGEAHVLTLGVGFAWQNRGLGGKMLRHLIEYSRKQQVEFVLLDVRQSNIGAANLYRRLGFQKIAVRKGYYPAMCGREDALIMRLEL from the coding sequence ATGGAGAAAGCTGAAGCAGCATCGGAACATGGCTTGCAGCATGTCATTCGCGAAATGCGTGAGCAAGATCTCAAGCAAGTGATCGGCATTGAGCACGAAATATTCCTCTTTCCATGGTCCATCGTTAATTTTAGGGATTCGATCAAATCTGGCTACCATTGCCGCGTATTGGCGCAGCCAGATGCCCAATCCAGCATCGATGCAATTATGGGGTACGGTATTTTGATGCTTGGACCAGGTGAAGCACATGTGTTGACATTGGGAGTCGGCTTTGCCTGGCAAAATCGAGGATTAGGCGGAAAAATGTTACGGCATTTAATTGAGTATTCCAGAAAACAGCAGGTGGAGTTTGTGCTGTTGGATGTGCGCCAATCTAATATTGGTGCCGCTAATTTGTATCGGCGCTTAGGTTTTCAGAAAATTGCTGTGCGTAAAGGTTACTATCCAGCCATGTGTGGGCGGGAAGATGCTTTGATCATGCGGCTGGAGTTATGA